The following proteins come from a genomic window of Prionailurus viverrinus isolate Anna chromosome D1, UM_Priviv_1.0, whole genome shotgun sequence:
- the P2RY2 gene encoding P2Y purinoceptor 2 yields MATGPGRWNSTVNDTWGGDELGYKCRFNEDFKYVLLPVSYGVVCVLGLCLNAVALYIFLCRLKTWNASTTYMFHLAVSDALYAASLPLLVYYYARGDHWPFSIVLCKLVRFLFYTNLYCSILFLTCISVHRCLGVLRPLRSLRWGRARYARRVAAAVWVLVLACQSPVLYFVTTSARGGRITCHDTSAPELFSQFVAYSSVMLGLLFAVPFAIILVCYVLMARRLLKPAYGTSGGLPRAKRKSVRTIAVVLAVFALCFLPFHVTRTLYYSFRSLDLSCHTLNAINMAYKITRPLASANSCLDPVLYFLAGQRLVRFARDAKPPTDPTATTPAHRRRGLHRLDRTDIKRTKDVSSSSEDSRRTESMAAGGENTKDIRL; encoded by the coding sequence ATGGCCACAGGCCCGGGCCGCTGGAACAGCACCGTCAATGACACCTGGGGTGGGGACGAGCTGGGCTACAAGTGCCGCTTCAATGAGGACTTCAAGTACGTGCTGCTGCCTGTGTCCTACggtgtggtgtgtgtgctggGGCTGTGTCTCAACGCCGTGGCGCTCTACATCTTCCTGTGCCGCCTCAAGACCTGGAACGCGTCCACCACGTACATGTTCCACCTGGCCGTGTCCGATGCGCTGTACGCAGCCTCCCTGCCGCTGCTGGTCTATTACTACGCCCGCGGGGACCACTGGCCCTTCAGCATAGTGCTCTGCAAGCTGGTGCGCTTCCTCTTCTACACCAACCTTTACTGCAGCATCCTCTTCCTCACGTGCATCAGCGTGCACCGATGCCTGGGGGTCCTGCGCCCGCTGCGCTCGCTGCGCTGGGGCCGGGCCCGCTATGCCCGCCGGGTGGCAGCTGCCGTGTGGGTGCTGGTGCTGGCTTGCCAGTCACCCGTGCTCTACTTCGTCACCACCAGCGCGCGTGGCGGCCGCATTACCTGCCACGACACCTCAGCACCCGAGCTCTTCAGCCAGTTCGTGGCCTACAGTTCTGTCATGCTGGGCCTGCTCTTCGCAGTGCCCTTTGCCATCATCTTGGTCTGTTACGTGCTTATGGCTCGGCGGCTGTTGAAGCCAGCCTACGGGACCTCGGGAGGCCTGCCGCGGGCCAAGCGCAAGTCGGTGCGCACCATTGCCGTGGTGCTGGCTGTCTTCGCCCTCTGCTTCCTGCCTTTCCATGTCACCCGCACCCTCTACTACTCCTTCCGCTCCCTGGACCTCAGCTGCCACACCCTCAATGCCATCAACATGGCTTACAAGATCACCCGGCCGCTGGCCAGTGCCAACAGTTGCCTTGACCCCGTGCTCTACTTCCTGGCTGGGCAGAGGCTTGTGCGCTTTGCCCGAGATGCCAAGCCACCCACAGACCCCACTGCTACTACCCCAGCTCACCGCAGACGGGGCCTGCACAGGTTGGACAGGACTGACATCAAGAGGACAAAAGATGTGTCGAGCAGCAGTGAGGACTCTAGGCGGACAGAGTCCATGGCAGCTGGTGGTGAGAACACTAAGGACATCCGGCTGTAG